The proteins below are encoded in one region of Meriones unguiculatus strain TT.TT164.6M chromosome 18, Bangor_MerUng_6.1, whole genome shotgun sequence:
- the LOC110542277 gene encoding signal-regulatory protein beta-1-like isoform X1 produces the protein MATTLWKALGLQPLLSTLLLAFAAGKPFISLQGPAQRETPSTPVSFDCTAGPFSSRNISVSWLKNRDEHPVSAPYVAPADNHSYNVTSKAWVTLTKQDSLSQITCEVTHADLSEPLKATIHLSQVLRVIPTLNITTEPPEIRTQPRVNLTCHVNHFYPQNLHLVWAKNGHKILTVEFPPATRNSDGTYSLTHTLQEDALLQKSEFTCWVVQGDQPPVKKIITLEAPQKAKGRKDSSHHLEGPLHRFTPGTNIQLKYMSSALSTRQVTVTWRKNNRSLLQTQTSVFSSGDTYNVSSIVSIPLERDDILSSVLCQVEQNLLVVFQKVIYLDQYLCVPPTVRVSQSSTLSGLVAVTCHVQRFYPQDVFLTWLEDCHVLKSVDKLTPRRNGDGSFTLEVLKFVNTSGQRPDQVLTCKVEHEAQPPIHASVMLSSVSYTTSKTIGSLGSEKSIHIFLAFLVCYKVLVVVSSLAIYIYRRWSL, from the exons ATGGCTACCACACTTTGGAAAGCTCTGGGCCTGCAGCCTCTTCTGTCCACACTGCTGTTGGCATTTGCAG CTGGGAAGCCGTTCATCTCTCTGCAAGGCCCAGCTCAGAGAGAAACCCCTTCCACTCCGGTGTCCTTTGACTGTACTGCTGGCCCATTCAGCTCCAGGAACATCAGTGTCAGCTGGTTGAAAAACAGGGATGAGCACCCAGTCTCAGCGCCATACGTGGCGCCTGCCGACAATCACTCTTACAATGTCACCAGCAAGGCCTGGGTGACACTGACCAAGCAAGACAGCTTGTCTCAGATCACCTGTGAAGTCACCCATGCGGACCTCAGTGAGCCCCTGAAAGCGACCATTCATCTTTCTCAAGTGCTCCGAG TTATCCCCACACTGAACATCACCACGGAGCCCCCGGAGATCCGTACGCAGCCGAGAGTGAACTTGACTTGCCATGTAAACCACTTCTACCCTCAAAATTTGCACCTCGTCTGGGCTAAGAATGGGCACAAGATCCTGACCGTGGAGTTCCCCCCGGCCACCAGAAACTCCGACGGGACTTACTCTCTAACGCACACCTTACAGGAAGATGCCCTGCTGCAAAAGAGTGAGTTTACCTGCTGGGTGGTCCAGGGTGACCAGCCTCCGGTCAAGAAAATCATCACCCTGGAAGCTCCCCAAAAGGCCAAAG GAAGGAAAGACAGCTCTCACCACCTTGAAGGCCCCCTGCACCGGTTTACACCTGGAACAAACATCCAATTGAAATACATGTCCTCTGCGCTGTCCACGCGTCAGGTGACCGTGACCTGGCGGAAGAACAACCGCAGCCTCCTCCAGACCCAGACCAGCGTCTTCTCCAGCGGGGACACCTACAATGTATCTAGCATTGTTTCCATCCCACTGGAGAGAGATGACATATTATCTTCAGTCCTCTGCCAGGTTGAGCAGAATTTGTTAGTGGTTTTCCAGAAGGTCATCTACTTGGACCAGTACCTCTGTG TTCCTCCTACAGTGAGAGTGTCCCAGTCTTCGACCCTCTCTGGTCTGGTGGCTGTCACTTGCCACGTGCAGAGATTCTATCCACAGGATGTGTTTCTCACCTGGCTGGAGGACTGTCACGTGCTCAAGAGTGTGGATAAACTTACACCTAGGAGGAACGGGGACGGGTCCTTCACCTTGGAAGTCCTCAAATTTGTAAACACATCAGGGCAGAGGCCGGATCAAGTACTCACTTGCAAGGTGGAACATGAGGCGCAGCCTCCCATCCATGCCAGCGTCATGCTGTCCTCAGTATCCTACACCACGTCCAAAACCATTGGGAGCCTAG
- the LOC110542277 gene encoding signal-regulatory protein beta-1-like isoform X2 yields the protein MAAQSPSGKPFISLQGPAQRETPSTPVSFDCTAGPFSSRNISVSWLKNRDEHPVSAPYVAPADNHSYNVTSKAWVTLTKQDSLSQITCEVTHADLSEPLKATIHLSQVLRVIPTLNITTEPPEIRTQPRVNLTCHVNHFYPQNLHLVWAKNGHKILTVEFPPATRNSDGTYSLTHTLQEDALLQKSEFTCWVVQGDQPPVKKIITLEAPQKAKGRKDSSHHLEGPLHRFTPGTNIQLKYMSSALSTRQVTVTWRKNNRSLLQTQTSVFSSGDTYNVSSIVSIPLERDDILSSVLCQVEQNLLVVFQKVIYLDQYLCVPPTVRVSQSSTLSGLVAVTCHVQRFYPQDVFLTWLEDCHVLKSVDKLTPRRNGDGSFTLEVLKFVNTSGQRPDQVLTCKVEHEAQPPIHASVMLSSVSYTTSKTIGSLGSEKSIHIFLAFLVCYKVLVVVSSLAIYIYRRWSL from the exons CTGGGAAGCCGTTCATCTCTCTGCAAGGCCCAGCTCAGAGAGAAACCCCTTCCACTCCGGTGTCCTTTGACTGTACTGCTGGCCCATTCAGCTCCAGGAACATCAGTGTCAGCTGGTTGAAAAACAGGGATGAGCACCCAGTCTCAGCGCCATACGTGGCGCCTGCCGACAATCACTCTTACAATGTCACCAGCAAGGCCTGGGTGACACTGACCAAGCAAGACAGCTTGTCTCAGATCACCTGTGAAGTCACCCATGCGGACCTCAGTGAGCCCCTGAAAGCGACCATTCATCTTTCTCAAGTGCTCCGAG TTATCCCCACACTGAACATCACCACGGAGCCCCCGGAGATCCGTACGCAGCCGAGAGTGAACTTGACTTGCCATGTAAACCACTTCTACCCTCAAAATTTGCACCTCGTCTGGGCTAAGAATGGGCACAAGATCCTGACCGTGGAGTTCCCCCCGGCCACCAGAAACTCCGACGGGACTTACTCTCTAACGCACACCTTACAGGAAGATGCCCTGCTGCAAAAGAGTGAGTTTACCTGCTGGGTGGTCCAGGGTGACCAGCCTCCGGTCAAGAAAATCATCACCCTGGAAGCTCCCCAAAAGGCCAAAG GAAGGAAAGACAGCTCTCACCACCTTGAAGGCCCCCTGCACCGGTTTACACCTGGAACAAACATCCAATTGAAATACATGTCCTCTGCGCTGTCCACGCGTCAGGTGACCGTGACCTGGCGGAAGAACAACCGCAGCCTCCTCCAGACCCAGACCAGCGTCTTCTCCAGCGGGGACACCTACAATGTATCTAGCATTGTTTCCATCCCACTGGAGAGAGATGACATATTATCTTCAGTCCTCTGCCAGGTTGAGCAGAATTTGTTAGTGGTTTTCCAGAAGGTCATCTACTTGGACCAGTACCTCTGTG TTCCTCCTACAGTGAGAGTGTCCCAGTCTTCGACCCTCTCTGGTCTGGTGGCTGTCACTTGCCACGTGCAGAGATTCTATCCACAGGATGTGTTTCTCACCTGGCTGGAGGACTGTCACGTGCTCAAGAGTGTGGATAAACTTACACCTAGGAGGAACGGGGACGGGTCCTTCACCTTGGAAGTCCTCAAATTTGTAAACACATCAGGGCAGAGGCCGGATCAAGTACTCACTTGCAAGGTGGAACATGAGGCGCAGCCTCCCATCCATGCCAGCGTCATGCTGTCCTCAGTATCCTACACCACGTCCAAAACCATTGGGAGCCTAG